In Massilia sp. METH4, the genomic window GGCCCGCGCGCCCGCACAAGCATTGAATACCTCGTGACGGCGATCAGCCCGAAGGCGTAGCCCGTGGGTCAGGTCAGAACGTCACCCGCACCCCCGCCGTCAGGTTCCGCCCCGGCAGCGGCGCGGCTGCCTTGATGAACGAGGTGTGGCTGAACGCCAGTTCGTCCGTCACATTGTTCAACCGCGCATAGAATTGCACAGGCTGGCCGGCGATCCGGGTGTTGTAGTGCGTACCCAGGTTCAGCATGTTGTAGCCGTCCGTGCGCGACTCGTACGATGCCAGGTCGTCCTGCGTGGCGACGCGGTAGGCCTCGACCATGCCGTGCCAGCCGCGCCATTCGCCATCGAGCTTCACGCCGATGCGCCCCGCCGGGATGCGGGGAATATTGCCGCCGCCGTCGCGCAGTCTGGCGCGCACGTAGTCGCCGAACAGCGTGGCTTCCAGGTTCGCCGTCAGTTCCTGCCGCACCTCGCCCTCGATGCCGGTGAAGGTGGCGTCCTGCTGCGCATAGTCCACCAGCTGGAAGCCTTCGTGGTTGTCCAGCGTGCGCGCGTAGATATAGTTGTCGATGCGGTTGCGGAACGCGCTCACGGAGAACGTGGTGGGGCCGGCGAACTTGCGCAGCGTGATGTCGACATTGTTCGAGGTTTCCTTCGTCAGGTTCTCGTTGCCGACTTCCCAGGTGCTGGTGGCGAGGTGGATGCCGTCGGCATACAGCTCTTCCGCGCTGGGCAGCCGGTGGCTGCGCGACACGGCGGCGCGCAGCGAGTACTGCGGCGCGAATTTCCACACAGCGCCGAGCGCGAACGAGGTGCCGCGAGCGTCGCGATCGCGGTCGCGCGCGCCGTCGACTTCGATGTCCTGCCATTCATGGCGCAGGCCAGCCTCGAAGCGCCAGTCGGCGATCCGGTATTCCTCCGTCGCGAAGGCGGCGTGCTTCTTCGTCACCGTGGCCGGCACATAGGCTTCCTCGCCCAGGGCCGCGAAGTCGCGCCGCGTGGTTTGCAGACCGACCACGCCGCGCCAGCCGCCCACCGGCTGGTGTTCGAATTCCAGGCGCGCATCGTGCGCCTTGCTGGTGAACGTGGTGGCGACTTCGGCGCCCTCGATCTCGTCGTGGCGGTAGTCCGTGTACGAGGCACGCAGGCGCACCTTCGAGAAGCCGGCAAACGGGTCGCGGTATTCGCCGCGCACGTCCCAGCGGTCGCTGTCCAGCTTCACGTAGGGGATGGCGCCTTCCTCGTGCTCGTGGCCGTGGTCGTGCTCGTCGCCTTCTTCTTCCTCGTGGCTGCCGCAGTGCAGGTGATCGCCGTGCGGGTGGCAGCCCTCGAATTCGTGGTTGTGGCCGGGAATGCCGTACTCGGTACGTTCCTTCGTGTACGCCGCGCCCAGGTAGCCGCGCGCACCGATCCACGACAAGCCCACGGTGCCCGATTCCGTGTCCTTGTAGCTGCCGCCCACGCGGCGGCCCTCGCTCCAGTCCTCGCCGACGCGGTAATCGTTGGCGTCGCGCTTCACGCCTTCGGCATGGAAGGCCACGCTGCCCGCCTTTGCCGTCATCTCGAAGGCTCCCGCCTTTTCCCGCGCGGCCGAGCTGGCCCGCACCTCGGCGCTGCCTTCCACCTGCTTGCCCGGCAGGCTGGTGGGAATCTTGCGGTCGATGATATTGACCACGCCGCCCACGGCGCCGCCGCCATAGGCCAGCGCCGACGGCCCACGCAGCACTTCGATGCGCTCGGCCAGCAGCGGCTCGAAGCCCACCGCGTGATCGGGACTGATCGTCGACGCATCCTGTACTTCCGCGCCGTCGGCCAGGATCTTCACGCGCGGGCCATCCATGCCGCGGATCACGGGCCGGCTGGCACCGGCGCCGAAGTGGCTGGACGTGATGCCCGGCAGGCGGCCCAGCGTCTCGCCCAGTGTCGATTCGCGCACCCGCACGAGTTCGTCGCCGGAGAGCGTGGTGGCCGGCGTGATCATGTCGTCCGACAGAATACCCAGCGCGCTGGCGGACACCAGCACGGTGGGAATGCTGTCCGGATCGCCGCCGTGGCGGGGCCCCTGCCCCTGGGCTTGGGCGGTCGATGCAAAACCGGTGAACTGCGCAAAGGCCAGCGCGATGGCCAGCGCCAGCGGGGTGCGTGTGTAAGACATGAATGCAATCCTCTCTGTAGTGGTGTCATGCGCGCCACCGGGCATGCCGGCGGCACAGGCCACAGATTATAATGATAAGTCATTATCATTAATAGAGGGTAAGTGACGAAATTGCATGCGCGCGGCGGTCGCCGCCCGCCGCCGAACCGGCGGATTCAGGCGGTGGCCAGCACCGCATCCACCTCGGCCGGCACGGCGGGCTTGAGCAGGTGGTGATCGAAGCCTGCGGCGCGCGTGCGCGCGCGGTCTTCCGCCGCGCCCCAGCCGGTGAGCGCGGCCAGCGGCACGGCGGCAAGGCCCGGCAGCTGGCGCAGGCGCCGCGCGGTCTCGTAGCCATCCATCCCGGGCATGCCGATATCGAGGAACACCACTTCCGGCCGGAAGGCCTCGGCGAGCGCGAGCGCGCCCGGCCCGTCGGCCGCCACGCGCGTATCGTGCCCTTCCAGTGCCAGCAGGTCGGCCAGCGAATGGGCGGCATCGACGTTGTCGTCCGCGATCAACACGCGCAGGCGCCGGCTGGGGGCTGGCGCCGATGCCGCGCGTGCCGGGCCGGACTGCCGCACGGCCGCCGCCAGCGGCAGGCGGACCGTGAACGTGCTGCCCTGCCCCGGACCGGCGCTCGCGGCCGTCACGCTGCCGCCGTGCAGGTCAAGCAACCGCCGCACCAGCGAAAGACCGATGCCCAGGCCGCCGTTGGAGCGCTCCACGTGCCGCGCCACCTGCGTGAACATGTCGAACACGGCATCGAGGGACTCGGCGGCGATGCCGATACCGTTGTCCGCCACGGCGACGACAGCCATGCCCTCCTCCGCCCACGCGGTGACGCGGATCTTGCCGTGCCGCGGCGTGTACTTCGCCGCGTTCGTCAACAGGTTGCCGATCACCTGGGCGATGCGGACGGGATCGGCCTCCACCGGCAGCGGACCCTCGGGCAGGTCGACCGCCAGGTCGTGGCCCGCCGCCTCGAGCGCGGGCATGCTCGCCTCGATGGCCGTGGCCACGATGCCGTTCAGGTCCGCCACTTCCCGATGCAGCACGATCTTCCCGCTCGATACGCGGGCAATGTCGAGCAGGTCGTTGATCAGGTGCGTCATGTGACTCAGCTGGCGGTCCATCATGCCGCTCACTTTTGCCACCGCCTCCGGGCTGCCGGCGGAGAGGCGCAGCAGCTCCAGGCCGTTGCGGATCGGCGCCAGCGGATTGCGCAGTTCGTGGGCCAGCACGGCCAGGAACTCGGACTTGTGCCGGTCCGCCTCGCGCAGCGCATCCACCGACCGCACGCGCTCGATGTGCGCCCAGCAGCGTTCCACCACGGCTTCGACCAGCGCCAGCTCCTGCGACGTCCAGCGGCGCGGGTGCTCCTGGTGCACGGCCATCATCGCCACCAGGTGGCCGCCCTTCACCAGCGGGCAGCAGATGATGGCCTTGATGCCGATGCTGTTGAACATGCCGTCGCCATCGCCCGGGGCCAGCTCCCCGTCCACATCGTTGATGACGAGCGTGCGGCCCACGCGCAGGTTCGACGTGGCCTGCGAGCCGAACAGGTCGAGCGAATACACGCCCACCGTGCTGATCGCGCCGGGCACGCGCCAGTCGTGCCGGATCGTGAACCGGTCGTTGTCCGGCTCCAGGTCGGCATAGGCAACCCGCGTGACGCGCAGGTGCTCGCCCAGCAGCCGCGTGGCTTCGCTCATGATGGCGCGCGGATCGCTGGCCACCCGGGTGGCCTCGCCGATCTCGTCCAGCAGGCGCAGCCGCTCCATCGCCGCGTCGCGCTCATGGCGCGAGGCGACCCTGGCGGTCGTTTCCACGCAGGTCAGCAGCAGTCCGGCGATGGCGCCCGCGTCGTCATGGATGGGACTCGTGAAGAACGAGACATGGACCTGCTCCGGGTAGCCGTTGCGCAGCACGGTGAAGGGCTGGTCTTCCAGGGCGCCGGTGGCGTGGCCGCGCAGGGCCGCGTCGAACACGGGGCCGACCACGTCGGCCAGCTCCGGCCACACGGCGCGGAACGGCTGGCCCATCATGCCGCCGGCCTCGTTGGCGCGCCCGCCCAGCAAGGTGCGGTAGCCGTCGTTGAACAGCAGGCGCAGCTCGCTCCCCCACATCACGCTCATCGGCTGCAGCGAATGCAGCACCATGCCGGCCGCCGTGCGCAGCGCCCGCGGCCACGTGGCGGCATCGCCGAACGGCGTCGCCCCCCAGTCGAATGGGGGGATGGCCGAAACTGCGGAAGGGTGAAGATGTGGCATGGGCGGGAACGGCAATGGACGGGGGACAGGATGGCGCAACGATACCATGCCGTCCGACAAGACGTCGGCCTCTTGTCCGGGACAGCCGGGCTGGTGCCCAGCCCTGGCGCTATGCCACTTCCGGATAGCGCGGACCATAATTGGAATAACAACGGCGTTGCATTCCCGGCTAGACTTTTTGCTTCCCCATCATAAGAACAACGTGCAATGCCGAGACACCTCCTTCCCCTCCTCGCCTGCGGCGTAGTCGCCCTTTCCGCCCACGCCGCCGAAACCCCGGTCCGGGAACGGATCTCCTTCAACACAGACTGGCGCTTCCACAAGCTCGCCGCGGGCACGTGGGAACCCGGCGAGACCTTCGCGCAGCCGGACTTCGACGACAAGACGTGGCGCCCGCTCCGCCTGCCGCACGACTGGGGCATCGAGGGCCCGTTCCGGCAGGAGTACCCGAACGACACGGGCAAGCTGCCATGGTGGGGCAAGGCGTGGTACCGCAAGCACTTCACGCTGCCGGCCGCCGACGCGGGGCGCCGCATCTACCTCGATGTCGACGGGGCGATGTCGAACGCGCAGGTATGGATCAATGGCCGCAATGTCGGCGGCTGGCCGTATGGGTATGCCTCCTGGCGCGTGGACCTCACGCCATACGTGAAACCGGGCGGCGACAACGTGCTCGCCATCCGCCTGGACAATCCGGAAGCCTCGTCGCGCTGGTATCCGGGCGGCGGCATCTACCGCAATGTGTGGCTGGTGAAGACGGCGCCCGTGCACGTGGCGCAGTACGGCACCTTCGTGACCACGCCGCAGGTGACGAAGGAATCGGCCACCGTGAATGTCGAGGTCACTGTCGACAACCACGGCCCGCAGACCGACGTGCGCATCGCGACCGACATCTACTTGCTGGACGAGACCGGGCGCCGCACCGGCACGCCGGTGGCGCGCAAGGAAGCGTCGTCGCCCGTCTGGGCGCCGGCCGACCGCCAGGCCCAGGCGAGCCAGGCCCTGATCGTGCCCAATCCGCGCCTGTGGAGCCCCGCCACGCCGCGGCGCTACGTGGCCGTCACCACGGTCACGGCCAGGGGCCGCGTGGTCGACGTGGTCGAGACGCCGTTCGGCATCCGCACCATCGCCTTCGACGCCAGGCGCGGCTTCCTGCTGAACGGCACCCGCCTGCCGATCAACGGCGTGTGCCAGCACCACGACCTGGGCGCGCTGGGCGCGGCCATCAATGTGCGCGCGCTGGAACGCCAGCTCGAGATCCTGCGCGAGATGGGCGTGAACGCCATCCGCACCAGCCATAACCCGCCGGCGCCGGAGCTGCTCGACCTGGCCGACCGCGTGGGCTTCGTGGTGGTGGCCGAGGCATTCGACATTTGGGGCGAGAAGAAGAACCCGAACGACTACCACCTGCACTACAAGGAGTGGCACGAAAAGGACTTGCGCGGCATGATCCGGCGCGACCGCAACCACCCCAGCGTGATCGCCTGGAGCATCGGCAACGAGATCGTCGAACAGGGGGCGCGCGAAGGCTGGAAGGTGGCGGCGCACCTCTCGGAGATTGCCCGCGGCGAGGACCGCACCCGCCCGACCACGGCCGCGTTCAACCATGTCGGCTCGGCCTACAACGGCTTCCAGAACGCCGTCGACGTGTTCGGCTACAACTACAAGCCGCAGGAATACGGCAAGTTCCACGAGCACGCGCCGCACGTTCCGCTGCTGGGCAGCGAGACGGCATCGACGGTCAGTTCGCGCGGCGAGTACTTCTTCCCCGTCAGCGACGACAAGTCCAAGGGGCTGGCCAACTTCCACGTCAGCAGCTACGACCTCTCCGCGCCGCCCTGGGCCACCCCGCCAGACGCCGAGTTCCGCGGGCAGGACGACAACGCGTTCGTGGCCGGCGAATTCGTGTGGACGGGCTTCGACTACCTGGGCGAACCCACGCCCTACAACAGCGACACGACGAACCTGCTCAATTTCACGGACCCGGCGCAACAGCAGCGCATGGCGCAGCAATTGCAGGACCTGAAGAAGATTGCCGTGCCGTCGCGCAGCTCCTACTTCGGCATCGTCGACCTCGCCGGCTTCAAGAAGGACCGCTTCTACATCTACCAGGCGCGCTGGCGCCCGGAGCTGCCGATGGCGCACCTGCTGCCCCACTGGACCTGGCCGGAGCGCGTGGGCCAGGTGACGCCGGTGCACCTGTACACGTCCGGCGACGAGGCCGAGCTGTTCCTCAACGGCCGTTCCCTGGGCCGCAAGAAGCGCGGCCCGCGCGACTACCGGCTGCGCTGGGACGACGTGGTGTACCAGCCCGGCACCTTGCAGGCGGTGACGTACAAGGATGGCAAGCGCTGGGCGGAGGATACCGTGCACACCGCCGGGCCGGCGGCACGGCTGCAACTGTCGGCGGACCGCGCCACGCTGCGCGCCGATGGCGACGACCTGTCCTTCGTCACCGTGACGATCGCCGACAAGGATGGCCGGCCGGTGCCGCGCACGTCGAACCGTATCAGCTTCACGCTGTCGGGCCCCGGCGAAATCGTCGCGACCGACAACGGCGATCCCACGAGCTTCGAGTCGTTCCAGTCGCCCGAGCGCAAGGCATTCAACGGGCTGGCCCTCGCCATCGTGCGCACCAGGGCCGGACAGGCCGGGAAGATGGTGTTGACGGCGACTGCCGACGGGTTGCAAAGCGCGCAGGTGACGCTGGAGAGCCGCGACAAGTAAGCAAGGCGGCACGCGCCGCTACTACTCCAGGTGTCGGACAGCATTTCCCGAGGGGAAATGCTGTCCGACACCGGTTTTCTCGCGAGGCAACGAACTCCGGCAGCGAAAAGCCGGTGTCCGACACCGAGTACGCGAGCGCTGCTAGTTTCCTCGCCCGTAAGCGTCGCGCAGGGCCCGCAACGCCAGCCCGATCAGGTCACCGGCCGTCAACCCGGCATGCAGCTGGGTCGCGTTCCCGTAGGCGATATCCATCACCAGCGCCCCGAGCCGCAGCACCGGCACGGGCGACTGCCCGCCGGGGAATATCTTCACGAGCCGCGAACCCACCTGGCGCCACTCGTCGTCGAACATCTTCGTGTGGCGCGCGGCCACCCTCGCGTCGGCACGGGCCAGCCGGGCCATGTCGACCACAAGCAGGCGCAGGTCGGGCTCGTGGCGCAAGCCGTCGGCCCAGGCGCAGACCGTGTCGATGACGGCATCCGGGCCATCCACCGCGTCCAGGCGCTGGCACAGCTCATTGGCCGCCCGCAGCGCGTAGAAGTCGAACATGGCGAAGAACAGCTCATCCTTCGACGCGAAGTTCGAATACATGGCGCCCTTCGAATATCCGGCTTCCTCGGCGATGCGGTCGATCGACGCGCCGGCATAGCCCTCGCGTGTAAACACCACCGCGGCCGAGGCCAGCAGGCGCTCGCGGGTGCGGGCGCGGCTTTGTTCGCGCGTGAGGCGCGCGGGCCGCGGGGCCGTGATGGCGTTGTCGATGCTGTCGGTCATGGTCCTCGTTTCGTGAGCTGCCTCAGCCCGCGTCGACCAGCACGGTCGGCGTGACGGACATGCCCACCTTCAGCAGTTGCGCGGCACGCTGGCCCGGATCGATGACGATCTTCACGGGCAGCCGCTGCACCACCTTCGTGAAGTTGCCGGTGGCATTGTCCGGCGCGATCGGCGAGAACGACACGCTGCTGGCGGGGGCGAGGCTGGCGACATGGCCGGTCAGCGTGGTGCCCGGCAGCATGTCGACCGCGATTGTAACGCGCTGGCCGGCGCGCACGTGGGCCAGCTGGGTTTCGCGGAAGTTTGCTTCGATATACGCCTGCTGCAGCGGCACGATCGCGAGCAGCGCGGCGCCCACCTGTGCATAGGCCCCCACGCGCACGGCGCGCTGGCCCACCACGCCGTCGATCGGCGCCTCGATGCGCGTGTACGACAGGTTCAGCTCCGCCGCCGCCAGCGCGGCCCGGGCGCGCGCCACCTGGGCGTCGGCCTGTTCCACCTGGGCGCCCAGCACGGCCAGTTCCTGCTTCGCGGCGGCCAGCGCGGCGACGTCGGCCGCGTGGTTGGCGGCGGCGGCATCGGTCTGCGACTCGGCCTGCTGGCGGTCCTGCACCGACGCGGAACCGTCCGACGCCAGGTCGCGGTAGCGCTGCGCGTTGGCCTTGGCATACTTCAGCGTGGCCGCCCCGGCGTCGATCGCGGCGGCGGCGCGCCTGATCGTGCTGCCCTGCTGCGCGATGGCGGCGCGGGCGCGCACGAGGTCGGCCTCGGCCTTCGCCAGGTCGGCGCGCGCCATGTCCACGGCCGCCACGAAGTCGCGGTCGTCGATGCGGGCCAGCAGCTGGCCCTTGCGCACGGCCTGGTGATCCTCGACCAGCACGTCGACCACCTTGCCGGCCACCTGCGGCGCCACCAGCGTGAAGTCGGCCGTCACGTAGGCGTCATCCGTGCTCTGGCGGGTCGCGCCGCCTTCGGTATGGGTCAACGACCAGGCGCTGCCGGCCGCCAGGGCGGCCACCAGCAGGCCGATCACGATCTTTGCGGAGTTGGGAAGGGACATCGTATCCTCGAAAAGCTATTGTTTTTTGGGCGCCAGCGCCGGCGGCGCAATGTATTGCAGCGACAGCACCAGCGGAATCAAGGCCAGCGCCAGCCCGCCCAGCACGAGGTAGCCGTCGGCGATCGACAGCACGAAGGCCTGGTGCGAGACGCGGTCGGCCAGGCCGGCCAGCTCGCCTGGCTGCACCGCCCCGGCGCTGCGCCGCATATTGGCCGCGCCGTCGAGCAGCACATTGGCATGGGTGGCTTCGCGCACGGCCAGCAGGCGGCCGACGAGCGCGCTGCCGAACATGGTGCCGAAGGCGCGCAGCGTGTTGACGATGCCGGAGACCTGCGGCCCCTCCATCGGCTGGACCACGCTGGTGGCCAGGAACAGCAGCGCAATGACCGCCATGGGCTGGCCGAACGCGTGCAGCGCCTGCGCCAACGCGAATTCGGCCGCCATCCATTCGGGCGTCACGCGCGAGGCCACCCAGCAGGCGCAGGCGATCAGCAGCAGGCCCACCACGAACACGTGGCGCGCATCGATCCATTTCTTGTATAGCAGCCACGACACCATCGGGCCCAGGATGAACTGCGGCAGGCCTACCTGCAAGCCGATCACGGCCAGCTGCGGCGTGCGGAAATGCCAGGCGTGGCCCAGGTAGTCGGCCGGCAGCAGGGAGCCGGAAAGCAGCACGACCAGCATGCCGACGAAGACCGTGAAGCCCAGGCCGAGGTTGCGCCGGTGCAGCAGTTGCAGCTTGATGAAGGGCATGGGGTGAAACCACTCGCAGACCAGGAAGATCGCCAGCAGCGCCAGGCCGCCGCCGAACAGCCGGCACACCAGAGCGCTGTTGAACCAGTCCAGCCGCTCGCCCTGCGTCAGGCCGATGCCGATCATGACGAGGCCCGCCAGGCCCGTCACGAGGCCGGGCAGGTCGATCTGCCTGAAGCGCTCCAGCCGCACCGGGTCCTGCGGGATGCCCCACCCGACCGCGGCCAGCGAAAACAGCGCCATCGGCACGGTCTGCCAGAACATCAGGCGCCAGTCCATCACGCCATCGGTCCACGTGGCGGACAGCCAGGTGGCGACGTTCGGCGCGAACGTCGCCGTCATCGCATACAGCGCCAGGCCGTACAGCCGGATCGGGGTGGGAAAGAAGCGCAGCGCCGCGGCCATCAGCACCGGGATCAGCAGGCCGCCGAAAAAGCCTTGCAGGCAGCGCAACAGCAACAGCGTGGTGGTATCGGGCGCCAGCGGCGTGAGCAAGCCCAGCGAGGTAAAGATCGCCACCACGGCCATGTGGTAGCGGCGGAACGAGAACGTGATGGCGAACCATGCCGAGAACGGCATCGCCGCCAGCTCGAAGGCGGCATACAGGCTCGAGATCCAGCTGCCGTCATCGACGCCCATGCCGTACACGGCGCGGATATCGCCCAGCGCCAGGGTGCCGATGCGGCTGTTCAGGCCGGACATCATCGCGGCCACGAAAACGCCGACGACACCGGTCAGCAGGCGCGGGCCGAACGGATGGACGGCGGGGGCGGAAACGGGCGCCGCCGGGGATGCCGGGGCCGCCGCGGACAGTTGCGCGGTCATCGTCGATCCGTCCGCTTCGCGTCGACGGCCAGCCGGCGTGCGGCCGCGACCGCGGCGTGCCTGGCCTCCTCCAGCGTGGCGCAGATGCCGCTGTCGGCTACGCCGCCTGTCTCATAGGTCTGGATTTCCCAGTGCCAGCGGCCGTCGAACTCGTCCGGCCAGACGCACAGGCGGCGGTGCGCCACGCTGTAGATCGCGTCGTCGAGATCGCATACCCACAGGGGCAGCTCGAATTCGTCGGAGGGGTGCCAGTCGGGCATTGGCGGTCAGGAATTGATGAAAGGCATCAATTATACTGACCGGTATCTGAAGTTCAAGCGGTATTTTACTTATGAAGCACCCGGGATCGGTGTCGTACACCAGACGGGGATGATGCCCCGGAAAAAATGTCCGACACCAGACGGGTCGGAGGCGAAGCGGAAACCGGTGCCTGTCACCGGTTCTCCAGTCACCGGTTCTCCAGTCACCGGTTCTCCAGCCAGTCGGCCAATACCTCCTCGGTATGCTCGCCCAGCAGCGGTGGCGGCCGGTGGTAGGCGACGGGGGTGGCGGACAGGCGGATCGGGTTCGCCACCAGCGGCACGGTGCCGGCGACGGGGTGCGGCATCTCGATGCGCAGGCCGCGCGCCTGCACCTGCGGGTCGTCGAACACCTTGTCCACGGTGTTGATCGGGCCGCAGGGCACGCCGGCGCCCTCCATCAGCGCCACCCACTCGGCTGTCGTGCGCGTGACGGTGATGCGGTGCATGTCCCCGACCAGTTCCGCGCGGTGCCGCACGCGCTGGGGGTTCGTGGCGAACCGTTCGTCGCTGCCCCACTCGGGCCGGCCCAGCACCTCGCACAGCTTGCGGAATTGCCCATCGTTGCCGACGGCGACGATCATGTAGCCATCGGCCGTGGCGAACTCCTGGTAGGGCACGATGTTCGGGTGCGCGTTGCCCATCCGGCCTGGCGCCTTGCCGCCGACCAGGTAGTTCGACGCCTGGTTCGCCAGCACCGCGACCTGCACGTCCAGCAGCGCCAGGTCGATATGCTGACCTTCGCCGGTGCGTTCGCGGTACGCCAGCGCGGCCAGCACGGCGTTCGACGCGTACAGCCCCGTCATCACATCGGTCAGCGCCACGCCCACTTTCATCGGGCCGCCGCCCGGCTCGCCGTCCGGGCGCCCGGTCAGGCTCATCAGCCCGCCCATGCCCTGGATCAGGAAGTCGTAGCCGGCGCGCTGCGCGTAGGGGCCGTCCTGCCCGAAGCCCGTGATGGAACAGTAGATCAGCCGCGGATTGACCGGCTGCAGGCTCGCGTAATCGAGCCCGTATTGTTTCAGCCCGCCGACCTTGAAGTTTTCCAGCACCACATCGGCCCGCTCCGCCAGGCGGCGCACGAGCGCCTGGCCTTCCGGCGTGGCGATATCGATCGCCACCGACCGCTTGTTGCGGTTGGCGCTCAGGTAGTAGGCCGACTCGCCGGTGGGCTGGCCTTCCCCGTCGGCCAGCCACGGCGGCCCCCAGGCCCGCGTATCGTCGCCGCTGCCGGGCCGTTCGACCTTCACCACGTCGGCGCCCAGGTCCGCCAGCAGCTGGCCGGCCCACGGCCCGGCCAGCACGCGCGACAGGTCGAGCACCTTCAGGCCCGCCAGCGCGCCCTTGTTCACAGTGCCCGCCATGGCGTCAGAAGGCCGCGATGCCCGTCATCGCGCGGCCGAGGATCAGCGCGTGGATGTCGTGCGTGCCTTCGTAGGTATTCACCACCTCCAGGTTGACGAGGTGGCGCGCGACGCCGAATTCGTCGCTGATGCCGTTTCCGCCCATCATGTCGCGCGCCAGGCGCGCGATGTCCAACGCCTTGCCGCAGGAATTGCGCTTCATGATCGAGGTGATCTCGACGGCGGCGGTGCCCTCGTCCTTCATGCGGCCCAGGCGCAGGCAGCCTTGCAGGCCCAGCGTGATTTCCGTCTGCATGTCGGCCAGCTTCTTCTGCACCAGCTGGTTCGCCGCGAGCGGCTTGCCGAACTGCTTGCGGTCCAGTACGTACTGGCGGGCGCGGTGCCAGCAATCCTCGGCGGCCCCCAGCGCGCCCCAGGCGATGCCGTAGCGGGCGCTGTTCAGGCAGGTGAACGGGCCCTTCAGGCCGCGCACCTCGGGGAATGCGTTTTCCTCGGGGCAGAACACCTCGTCCATCACGATCTCGCCCGTGATCGAGGCACGCAAGCCCACCTTGCCGTGGATCGCCGGCGCGGACAGGCCCTGCCAGCCCTTCTCCAGCACGAAGCCGCGGATCGCGCCCTCGTCGTCCTTGGCCCATACCACGAACACGTCGGCGACCGGGCTGTTGGTGATCCACATCTTGCTGCCGGTGAGCCGGTAGCCGCCGTCGACCTTCTTCGCGCGGGTGATCATGCTGCCCGGGTCGGACCCGTGGTTCGGCTCCGTCAGGCCGAAGCACCCGATCCACTCGCCGCTGGCCAGCTTCGGCAGGTATTTCAGCTTCGTCGGCTCATTGCCGAATTCGAAGATCGGCACCATCACCAGCGAGGATTGCACGCTCATCATCGAGCGGTAGCCGGAATCGACGCGCTCCACCTCGCGCGCCACCAGCCCATAGCTGACGTAGTTCAGGCC contains:
- a CDS encoding acyl-CoA dehydrogenase; amino-acid sequence: MNSKHKTAFHWDDPLLLNQQLTDEERMVRDSAATYCQDRLAPRVLEAFRNEKTDVEIFREMGELGLLGVTIPETYGGAGLNYVSYGLVAREVERVDSGYRSMMSVQSSLVMVPIFEFGNEPTKLKYLPKLASGEWIGCFGLTEPNHGSDPGSMITRAKKVDGGYRLTGSKMWITNSPVADVFVVWAKDDEGAIRGFVLEKGWQGLSAPAIHGKVGLRASITGEIVMDEVFCPEENAFPEVRGLKGPFTCLNSARYGIAWGALGAAEDCWHRARQYVLDRKQFGKPLAANQLVQKKLADMQTEITLGLQGCLRLGRMKDEGTAAVEITSIMKRNSCGKALDIARLARDMMGGNGISDEFGVARHLVNLEVVNTYEGTHDIHALILGRAMTGIAAF
- a CDS encoding CaiB/BaiF CoA-transferase family protein, whose protein sequence is MAGTVNKGALAGLKVLDLSRVLAGPWAGQLLADLGADVVKVERPGSGDDTRAWGPPWLADGEGQPTGESAYYLSANRNKRSVAIDIATPEGQALVRRLAERADVVLENFKVGGLKQYGLDYASLQPVNPRLIYCSITGFGQDGPYAQRAGYDFLIQGMGGLMSLTGRPDGEPGGGPMKVGVALTDVMTGLYASNAVLAALAYRERTGEGQHIDLALLDVQVAVLANQASNYLVGGKAPGRMGNAHPNIVPYQEFATADGYMIVAVGNDGQFRKLCEVLGRPEWGSDERFATNPQRVRHRAELVGDMHRITVTRTTAEWVALMEGAGVPCGPINTVDKVFDDPQVQARGLRIEMPHPVAGTVPLVANPIRLSATPVAYHRPPPLLGEHTEEVLADWLENR
- a CDS encoding MFS transporter, producing MTAQLSAAAPASPAAPVSAPAVHPFGPRLLTGVVGVFVAAMMSGLNSRIGTLALGDIRAVYGMGVDDGSWISSLYAAFELAAMPFSAWFAITFSFRRYHMAVVAIFTSLGLLTPLAPDTTTLLLLRCLQGFFGGLLIPVLMAAALRFFPTPIRLYGLALYAMTATFAPNVATWLSATWTDGVMDWRLMFWQTVPMALFSLAAVGWGIPQDPVRLERFRQIDLPGLVTGLAGLVMIGIGLTQGERLDWFNSALVCRLFGGGLALLAIFLVCEWFHPMPFIKLQLLHRRNLGLGFTVFVGMLVVLLSGSLLPADYLGHAWHFRTPQLAVIGLQVGLPQFILGPMVSWLLYKKWIDARHVFVVGLLLIACACWVASRVTPEWMAAEFALAQALHAFGQPMAVIALLFLATSVVQPMEGPQVSGIVNTLRAFGTMFGSALVGRLLAVREATHANVLLDGAANMRRSAGAVQPGELAGLADRVSHQAFVLSIADGYLVLGGLALALIPLVLSLQYIAPPALAPKKQ
- a CDS encoding HlyD family secretion protein, whose product is MSLPNSAKIVIGLLVAALAAGSAWSLTHTEGGATRQSTDDAYVTADFTLVAPQVAGKVVDVLVEDHQAVRKGQLLARIDDRDFVAAVDMARADLAKAEADLVRARAAIAQQGSTIRRAAAAIDAGAATLKYAKANAQRYRDLASDGSASVQDRQQAESQTDAAAANHAADVAALAAAKQELAVLGAQVEQADAQVARARAALAAAELNLSYTRIEAPIDGVVGQRAVRVGAYAQVGAALLAIVPLQQAYIEANFRETQLAHVRAGQRVTIAVDMLPGTTLTGHVASLAPASSVSFSPIAPDNATGNFTKVVQRLPVKIVIDPGQRAAQLLKVGMSVTPTVLVDAG